AGGCTACATTTCAATTTCCTTTCAAACTTGCATATATACACGCATCATTTCGGCTATCACATAACAAGTTGAAGTACTCCAGGAGATTAAATAGATGTAAACTACTTGGTTCTTATCCAGTGGCACCCAAATGCATCATTCTCTTCGTTCATTTCTTATTTGGTGACACAAATCACTGCACCTGAAGAAGCTACAAACCCGATCGTACAACCATCACAAAGGATTATAATCAAGTCGATATAAAAATCTACCAGAGCAGTATCATGACCGTAGGTAACGCCTGGCGATCCAGCTATATGCTACACGGAAAGTTATATTCCGGATTTATTCTGTTGACGACGATGCGATCAATAGGACTCGCCAACTGGGTGCACCAGCTGCCTTATGGTAGATCACTTGCTTTTGGCTGGGCTTGGAAGCAACTGTCAAGGAGGTAAAGACATGAAATTCAAGCTTTGGGTTTTCCAGTGGCTCTAAAAAGAGAACACGAATAGTGGAAGCGTAAAGGTGGTACCTGATAGCAAGCAATCAGCGAGCTAGCAAAACCAAACGCCCCAGTGACACGAGGGGTGACCTTCTTCGGAGccagctgcagcagccccacagCGACAACTATGTCGAGGCTCGATTTGATGAGAGCAAGAAGCCTCTCATTGGACTTCTGCAGCTTCATCCGATATTGCTCGTTCTGGCATATTGATACATTCGAATGCATCAAAGAACGAAATATGGAAAATGGTAGCATTGAGAGCCCAAACTTTAATCGTATAAGTAGTACCTTGTACAACTCTTGGTGTTTAAGTTCTTTCTCTAACTTCTTCATTGATTTGGATAACCGTTGAAGCTCAGCTAGCTATGATTAAGCATGAATCAGATGTTATTTCCACAGAGTAAAAAGATCGTGTCCAAAACCTTATAGACACTCAGAACAGCATAGCTTCTAGATGGTTACAAGATAGAAAAGCATCATACCTCAATAATGGTAGTACAGGTATTAGAGCCCAGAAAGCAATAAAATGCAATCCGGCCCAGGAACTCCGCTCGCTCCTTGTTCTGTACAAACAGTTGGATTATTTTCCCATTCTTGTTTGTCACCATGTGAGTACTATTAAGTTTCTTGTATGATTTTCTTTGGCAGACACAGGAGGCAAAACACTAGTGTGTCaattttcatttcctttttagATGAAATGGTAGCACAAAACTCTACTGCCTCAAATTTTCTTGTATGACGATGTCAAAAAGAAATTCAAACCTTGTATATTCCTGTCCTCCCAGCCCACACAATTTGGTCCAGAAAGAGGAAAGTTGATAGCATTGCATTCTTTGACTGAGAAAATCATAAAGCAAAACTAGAAAATCAATAACAAAACTATCTTGAGCTGATCGAGTTCCAAGAGTGTAATACCAGTATACCACTTTCACCATACCTTTCCAAGTAAGA
The sequence above is drawn from the Phragmites australis chromosome 10, lpPhrAust1.1, whole genome shotgun sequence genome and encodes:
- the LOC133930957 gene encoding peroxisomal membrane protein 11-5 gives rise to the protein MSSMESVRGDLALVILYLNKAEARDKICRAIQYGSKFLSNGEPGPAQNVDKSTSLARKVFRLFKFVNDLHALISPPAKGTPLPLILLGKSKNAMLSTFLFLDQIVWAGRTGIYKNKERAEFLGRIAFYCFLGSNTCTTIIELAELQRLSKSMKKLEKELKHQELYKNEQYRMKLQKSNERLLALIKSSLDIVVAVGLLQLAPKKVTPRVTGAFGFASSLIACYQLLPSPAKSK